The DNA window cacgatcatcctagtggccatgctgcagtgaacaggaccaaagaccgtttggggaggtcattccactgggagggaatgggcaacaatgtttctacctatgtccagtcttgtgagataTGCCAAAGCGTGGGAAAACCTCAAGACCAggccaaagcccctctccaaccactccccatcactgaagttccatttcagcgagtagctgtggatattctgggtcgtTTTCCgtaaaagacacccagaggaaagcactaCATACTGATGTTCATGgcttttgccacccgatggccagaagcagtagctctcagcaacaccagggctaaaagtgtgtgccaggcacgagcagacatttttgccagggtagtttggccctccgacatcctcacagatgcagggactaatttcctggcaggaactatggaaagcctttgggaagctcatggggtgaatcgcTTGGTTGCCACTTCTTACCACcgtcaaacaaatggcatggtggagaagtttaatggaactttgagggccatgatacttaaattcgtaaatgagcactccaatgattgagacctagtgttgcaacagttgctctttgcctacagagctgtaccacatcccagtttagggttttcaccatttgaacttgtatatggctgtgaggttaaggggccattacagttggtgaagcagcaatggaaggggtttacaccttctccaggaactaacattctggactttgtaaccaacctacaaaacaccttccgaacctctttagcccttgctaaagaaaacctacaggatgctcaaaaagagcaaaaagcgtGGTATGATACACATGCCAGAGaacgttccttcaaagtaggagaccaggtcatggtcttaaaggcgctccaggcccataaaatggaagcatcgtgggaagggccattcacggaccaggagcacctgggagctgttgatTATCTCATAGAATTCCCcatctccaaccgaaagcctaaggtgtaccatattaattctctaaagcccttttatttcagagaattaaaggtttgtcagtttacagcccagggaggagacgacgctgagtggcctgaaggtgtctactacgaagggaaaagtgctggtggtgtggaagaggtgaacctctccatgacccttgggcgtatgcagcgacagcagataggagctgtgcactagttacacaccaacattctcagccatcccaggactgactgaacgggcataccactccattgacacaggtaatgctcacccaattagggtccaaccttaccaggtgtctcctcaagctaaaattgctatagaacgggagatccaggatatgctacagatgggggtaatccgcccctctggcagtgcctgggcatctccagtggttctagttcccaaaccagatggggagatacatttttgcgtggactaccgtaagctaaatgctgtaactcgcccagacaactatccaatgccacacacagatgaactattagagaaactgggacgggcccagttcatctctaccatggacttaaccaaggggtactggcaggtactgccagatgaatctgccaaggaaaggtcagccttcaccacacatctcgggctgtatgaatttaatgtactccctttcgggctgtgaaatgcacccgccaccttccaaagatttgtagatggtctcctagcaggattaggagactatgcaattgcctaccttgacgatgtggccatattttcggattcgtggacagaacacctggaacatctacaaaaagtttttgagcgcataagggaggcaggactaactgttaaggctaagaagtgtcaaataggcctaaacagagtgactcaccttggacaccaggtgggtcaaggaactatcaaccccctacaggccaaagtggatgctatccaaaaatggcctgtcccaaagtcaaagaaacaggtccaatccttcttaggtttggccggatattacaggcgatttgtaccacaatacagccaaattgccgccccactgacagacctaaccaaaaaggaacagccaaatgccgttcagtggaccaaagagtgtcagaaggcctttaaccagcttaaagcgacactcatgtctgaccctgtactaagggccccagactttgacaaaccattcctagtaaccacagatgcatcctagcgtggtgtgggagcagttttaatgcaagaaggaccggatcaagaattccactctgtagtgtttctcagcaagaagctgtctgagtgggaaagcaactggtcagtcagtgaaaaagtatgttacgccattgtctacgctctggaaaagctactcccatgtgtttggggacggcgtttccacctgcaaaccgaccatgctgcgctacagtggcttcataccgccacgggaaataacaaaaacatattcggtggagtttagctctccaagattttgatttcgacatccaacacatctcaggagcttctaacaaagtggctgatgcactctcccgtgaaagtttcccagaatcaactggttaaaatcgtccttgacatgtggaaaatattgttagtctttttatacttggtagtatatttagaggtgcatgtgtctgattaactctgttttctcctagagctccaggaagaaatcacagccagcgtttcaccctatctgtgatttggggggcatgtcataaatataaagggaagggtaaatacctttaaaatccctcctggccagaggaaaaaccctttcacctgtaaagggttaagaagctaggataacctcgctggcacctgaccaaaatgaccaatgaggagacaagatactttcaaagctggagcgggggagaaacaaaggttctctccatctgtgtgatgtttttcccgggaacagaaaaggaatggagtcttagaacttagtaagtaatctagctagatatgcgttagattctgttttgtttaaatggctgataaaataagctgtgctgaatggaatgtatattcatagaatcatagaatatcagtgttgcaaaggacctcaggaggtcatctagtccaaccccctgctcaaagcaggaccaattcccagtcaatcaatattcctgtttttgtgttttgccgagagggattctctgttttgaatctgattaccctgtaaggtatttaccatcctgattttacagaggtgatttttacttttccttcaattaaaattcttcttttaagaacctgattgggttttcattgttcttaagatccaagggtttgggtctgtgttcacctatgcaaattggtgaggatttttatcaaggcttccccaggaaagggggtttagggtttgggaggattttttggggggaaagacgtttccaagcaggctctttccctgttatatatttattaggcgcttggtggtggcagcaataaagtccaagggcaaaaggtaaaatagtttgtaccttggggaagttttaacctaggctggtaaaaataagcttagggggtttatcatcaggtccccacatctgtaccctagaattcagagtggggaaggaaccttgacacagggacatgaatgtgctttgtgaatattagaggaacaaggtgggtgaggtaatatcttttattggaccaactcctgttggtgaatgagagaagcttttgagctacacagagctcttcctcaggtgaatattaagagttttagcctctccttcccactgcaGCGCCAGTCAGTGTTCATAGCAccttttcacagagatggagcatgagattcatgacttgtgacaggtcctcagttgaggaactgtcccaatgacagaaatggagctaccttgatttacaccagctgaggatctggctcagtgtgtgCCCCAATGGGTGGCGAGTAGTGATAGAGTCTTACTAACCcagatcacacatgccagattgtttctagactctgagtttagggacagcatcttttcccccctcccccaccccaccccagggcctttCCTGTTCGTGCattatcatcccacactcattatggagtggggagggtcactccccagttagggttgcacatcagcctggttttaccccttcctaagatccaccctccaaagaactgtattttatgactgctacatagctactgttgggaaacagaaaaggcactgcccATCCCTCACCACGttaccatcaccaccacaggcactaaaagggagaatttactccacttcataatttatggcatgaactgatctcttgtgagggggtgaatattattccttctcctacagggcactgaaatgctgaatatacccggatatattgttagaattcatggaaagaaatctaacacagGACGGTGCCTACGaactctagaccacattgaaaaatctcagtccaagatttaagttgatgtttgattttgactcataagacatggcatgattctggccattgccagaaatgaaatacagcatttaagcatcattgttaagctctggtatgtcagatagacagagaaatgatctgatctgtCATATGAGTATGTGGCTACGAGACAAATGGGCTGTTATAGTAGTCACTGGTATCCGTgtcgaacaccctcttccccatcagagcaatgttctgtcctcagactcagtttcctggcactttgctctgaaatctaaatttagtcttaaaatttcagcctgtaaccaggagaggaaggggagtttctgaatatttatggaattaattcatgagatttaattaacttttaactctgtgtccttccaattcagtcgcacagatttattgttccgagacacaaccaatggcagactgcagaaaccaaacagccatcacagaattcttcctcctgggattcggggatctccctgacctgcaaattcttctcttcctgatgttcctagtgatctacatggcaaccgtggttgggagcaccctcattgtggtgctcgttgtggctgatcagcaccttcacacccccatgtacttcttcctggggaatttgtcctgcttggagatctgctacaccacaaccatcctgccctggatgctagccagtctcctgactggggacagaaccatctcagtcagtggctgcatcacacaactgtatttcttttgtgCTCTGGCAGCTACAGAATGCTGCCTCCTAGCAGCGATGTCTTATGGTCGGTATTTAGCACTATGTAAACCACTGCactattcaactcttatgaatacTGGGTTTTTCCTCCAGTTGGTTGCTGGGTCCTGGTTAAAGCTTGTTTGGCTAGTACtatctttgttttattcctatcacagttaacattctgtggcccgaatgatattgaccatttctattgtgatgtCATCCCACctatagagctctcctgcagtgacacacactggttagtgtcctgtgtattcaccctgcctccattcctactaaccctGACATCCTACGTGTGTATCATTGCCAGCATCCAGAATCCCCTCCACCACCagtaggcaaaaggccttttccacctgctcctctcacctcattgtggtgacaattttctatggaaccctaatgattgtctacatgctactgaaacgtgatacactgagagacctaaacaaagtgctcCCTCTTTGCTATATGGTCCTCACTCCCCTGGTCcttcctcatctacagcctgagaaacagagaggtcaaggaagctttgaggaaagcatTCAGTAAATGTAGCTTTTgcaaaaacgtgcagagactctgagataataacttagctttgaaaacctcaggctgtctgggtgatttcagcaatcatcccccattaaaattaagttgaaaagtcctagtgaaaatctcagcactcagtgttgtccacCTCActggaaggaccagggagggaggtggccataaccatgttcccatcatggagttatgggcactgggcagaatggagacaaaattgtaaccaattgtttagatctttagaaaagccattcgtgatcaaaataaatgtttggacaataaaaatagtaactccttgtgcagcagagatgggaacgtaaggctgggaaatctgccacccctgaaattgtgcatattacAGTCATAACCCTCGgcaaaccaaccatcttcactgaactcacagaggccggaggcaaacaaccaggccccagcagtgacctctggacacgtcaccaggaacagcgttatagctcttatctgggctacacccggctgtgaccagctctgtgaaagcaacagctccaggctcaccgggcccttggaggcagggaggttgggcaaacaaagaggtagactcacacgccaggtccactgggactgtccaggcccagctgggggtttgctagGGCACCCGTAGAACGGAGGCCGTTCCGGGGGTCGGGTCTGTCAAACGGTCACTGacgagggactctgctcatggccctgcagggcaccagctgctctgcttccaccagctgcacagagcagttcaaagggaggggacctgttacaatgagcgttccaaaactaactgcaacaagcccaatgtccaacagggctagttctgagggcacagtgtctagtcagcctcaggtaccccaggcagctctgctccacacagggcactttcctcagggggtgaggcaacttatggtgagaggaagTGGCTaccacctaccaacgggcagaactcctgtgatgccaaacacggcagtgctggctcagtcactgggagcacttcagggcttggccagaggtcAGGGAGCTGGGCAATAGTGAGAATTGTAGGCCTCCGACTCTGTGGAAAGGATTTCCCAAGGGACCTGATGGAGCTAGTCACCCAAATCTCTTTTAAATGGGAGATGGATGCCTATCTCCCTTAAACGTCTCTGAGAATCTCAGCGTGGAGAGCCACTGGGATTCTGTCATGGGAGCTTCAATCTATGCATTTCCATTGGAAAAGGAACCCACATCAACTGAAAGGCATTGAatggatgggaaacccctgctaaACCAcgctacatggcagaggggcattgctggcacatgatggcatatatcacattggtagatgtgcaggtgaacgagcctctgatagtgtggctgatgtgattaggccctatgatggtgtcccctgaatagatatgtggacacagttggcaacgggctttgttgcaaggataggttcctgggttagtgtttttgttgtgtggggtgtggttgctggtgagtatttgcttcaggttgcggggctgtctgtaagcaaggacttgcctgtctcccaagatctgtgagagtgatgggtcgtccttcaggataggttgtagatccttgatgatgcgttggagaggttttagttgggggctgaaggtgatggctagtggcgttctgttattttctttgttgggcctgtcctgtagtaggtaacttctgggtactcttctggcttggtcaatctgtttcttcacttcagcaggtgggtattgtagttgtaagaatgcttgaatcttgtaggtgtttgtctctgtctgaggggttggagcaaatgcggttgtatcgtagagcttggttgtagacaatggatcgtgtggtgtggtctgggtgaaagctggaggcacgtaggtaagcacagtggtcagtaggtttccggtatagggtggtgtttatgtggccattgcttattagcactgtagtgtccaggaagtggatctcttgtgtggactggtccaggctgaggttgatggtgggatggaaattgttgaaatcatggtggaattcctcaagggcttcttttccatgggtccagatgatgaagatgtcatcaatgtagcgcaagtagagtaggggcattaggggacgagagctgaggaagctttgttctaagtcagccatgaaaatgttggcatactgtggggccatgcgggtacccatagcagtgacgctgttttgaaggtatacattgtccccaaacactccctcctcaggccctacgctaccagcactcccagctatctttgagacaccactgacttcctgaggaaactccaatccatcggtgatcttcctgaaaacacgatcctagccactatggatgtagaagccctctacaccatcattccacacaaagatggactacaagtcgtcaggaacagtatccctgataatgtcacggcaaacctggtggctgaactttgtgactttgtcctcactcataactacttcacatgcctgttgccaactgtgtccacatatctattcaggggacaccatcatagggcctaatcacatcagccacactatcagaggctcgttcacctgcacatctaccaatgtgatatatgccatcatgtgccaacaatgcccctctgccatgtacattggccaaactgaacaatctctatgtaaaagaataaatggacacaaatcagacatcaagaattataacatttaaaatccagttggagaacacttcaatctccctggtcactggattacagacctaaaagtggcaattcttcaacaaaaaaacttcaaaaacagactccaaagagagactgctgaattggaattcatttgcaaactggatacaattaacttaggcttgaataaagactgggagtggatgtgtccttacacgaagtaaaactatttccccatgtttatttcccctcctactgttcttgtaaagtgctggaaatggcgcaccttgattatcacgacaataggttcccccccaccccccaccccctgccccggctctcctgctggtaatagctcaccttacctgatcagtcttgttacagtctgtatgttaaaaagaaaaggagtacttgtggcaccttagagactaacaaattgtttcatgttctctgtgtatataaaatctccccacttgcaggcatccgatgaagtgagctctagctcacgaaagcttatgctctaataaattttgttcgtctctaaggtgccacaagtactccttttctttttaagaatgggaaagaggcagctatagCGAGAAGAATCCACCAtaggagagaagagcaacaggctGTCATGCTGGGAAATCGACACTGgatggcagcagagtagaggaaatggggcgggggggcatcagaaatactgactagtgaccaatagagttcagtagccaatacaataatgGGAAAGTTATACTGTAAAATGGCTCCCAGGTGGCAGCATGTTGTAAGAGTGAGACATGGGccactattttcaaaaatgcccattagATGGCAGCATCTCTTGAATACTAATTCGGGGTGGTGCAAGTACATGATAACTGGCCATCACCTTGGACAGGCATCTCCCAAAAATGTAAGCTGGTGTTTGTCCAtgttctaaaatattttccacaaaggaTCATTAGACTAAAACCTGATGTAGAATGGGACTTGTATAATTGCAACTCACAGTGGGCATTGTTAGCTACAACgctttggagacacaaaatgaACCAAGTGGGAAAAAGGTCAAAGTGGGACCCTTTTGAAAAGCACGAAGAGAGAATACAACTATGAGAGAGCATTTACACTTATTAAATCGAAGGGGAAGCCCATTTTCTGTCCCTTCAGGTAACTGCAGGTCTCTATGAGAAAGTCCCATTTCTGCAGAATGATGAAAGACAAGAacctcagtggaactggagtcttgtctgccaaaccctgaagagctctgtgtgtcgaaaacatgtctctcaccagcagaagttggtccaataaaaggtattacctcacccacctggtctcaaaCCCTGAGAAATGAGTTCATCGACTCCAGTGTGAGCTGTCCTATGAAGAGAGGTGAGCACCCaattccaaactgctgctgctttgcatttatatatcacctcctgaactggggtattaaagtgcttgagtaattaagcatgagcaatttaagattcaccttctgtgaagaatgtgggaagtATCTGTATTCATTTTTACGATACATCGTCTGTGTCAGGATGCTGGGCAAAGATAGGTAGGACAAGTGTTAGGAGCTGGAGATCTCAGAACTGAAGCCAGAGGTCAGAGTCAGTATCAGGGTCAAGAgtcaagctgagggtcagagccggaagcagaatcaggaattttttcccccttcatttcaTTTGCCGACAGTTTTGCCATTCCTTCCTTAGCTCACTTTTGATTAGGTGTTTAAATGCCAGTTTGCTTAAGGGGATCCCGAGGTCAACTTGTTTGTGATTAATAACACTTTTTGCCAGCCAATTCGTTGCCTGCTATCCCTGTCTGCACCAGGATCCATGTGATTACGTTGGTTATATCCAGTTCCACCAGTCTGGCTGTTAGCAGTAATATACCATTAAGAAAATCATTTCTGCTGTCAGACTCACCACTGTGAGtttcctgctgcagccctgataaAGAGTCAGACAGGATGGCCACAGCAGCTGGCCACACATCTAAAGCACGATTTAGTGCTAGCATAATCCCTGTGTATCTCAGCCATAAAGACGGATACAAAGTTAGCCATACAGCTTTCTTGAGTCCGAGTGAGGGCACACAGGAAgctgttcccactctgttcttcctctttggaaccctctgtaTGTATTTGTCAATAGTGTCCCCACTTATAGCAAATCAATATAATTGTGACATCTTGTCTATCACTTTTTTATTGATTTCATTATATAATTCCATGTCTTTCCCGACTGGGGGTGATTTTCTAATGATAGAGTATTTTCCCATAGCTATACATTTTGGTCTCTTTCAATCCCTTCTTTTCATGAAGATCAGCTATCCACTTCTGTACCCTATTTACATGGGGTATGTTGAGTTTTTATCCAAACCGGTTAGCTTAGTGCTATCTTCACTATTATCTCGTACTTTGGCCCAAAAAGGTTGACTCTGGGAGCTTCGTTCTAAGAATTAGCAGCAGCTGATGGAAATGCGTATATCTGTAGTACAGAGATACAGTAATGAACTCACCACCTGATATGCAATGCGTGTGTGTGGATATAATCTAGTTCAGATTTGTATTCATGGCTGACCCAAAGGCCGGGCATCCATACTCAATAACTGGTCTAATTAGTGCTCTGTATAGCATTGCCACCATTTTCATATCCACTCCCCAGGATGTTCCAAAAGTATTTGACTTTTGCACTTATCTAATATTTTCAATATGGTCCCTCCAAGTGAGCTTGTTATCAAATATCACACCTAAGAATTTGTAATGACAGTATATTTATCTATTGGTCATATAGCTATAACTTTACATCTTTTTGGCTTTTCCATGTTGTGAGGATCATTCCCTTAGTTTTGTCTATGAGAATTTgaagccccacctctttccccattctgcacttcTCTTAAGAGCATCATCATTCTTTTGGTGGCACTTTCAAGGTTTCTGCTTTTGATCCATATGGCACAGTCAGCAAACATGATCCCTATTCCTATCCTCATCTCTTCAGGGCGATCATTTATCATGATGTTAAAGAGGGCTGGCGTAACTACACTGCTCTGTGGAGTTTCACTTGCAATTTACTATACGTTAAGGAAAGCTTTCTCCAGTTGGACTTGTTCTTTTGCCTAagaagttccttatccatctgtaCATTCTTTCTATGTTACCCATTGAGGCCACTTTATGAAGTAGTTCCTCTCTCCAGAACACATCGTAGGCTTTTTCTATGTCCAGGAATATTAGTATAattaattctatgattctcatgtttttttgtgcttctgtctctATCCTGACAACGTGGTCAAACACACTCCCACCTTACTGGAGCCCACTTTGTGTTTTATCTATAAACCTTCTTCTTTCTAGGTGTGCTACTGTTCTCTCCCTTACTATGCTTTCCATGGTTTTACTTAAGCCACactaaagtttacatttaaaatatccacatccttctcccatcccacctcttcatctcataattatccttaatgttcttttcttctccctaATTTGTAACCGCTGATATTTATCATTACTGACTTTTTGAAACATGGTGGCTagagtttctgcttttcttttgttaGAGCTTATTACTCCATGCCCCGCAACTGGAAGACTTGGTGTTACGTGACTCTTACtctttattccattcatttccctagtttgtttatatataatctTTGCTGTATTGGTATTTTTACTTACTTCCCCATGTTAtggtgtccagctctctctttttgccctttttatagccctttgtgaaactaccttacttttttatatttcattaagtcCATTATTTGAGGATTTTTTGCTGTCTTATATGACTTATTCCTTTCCCTAATTACCATTTCATATTCCCTGTTCCACCATGGTACACTTCCCCTATCTTCAGGCAGTGTTGGCATCCTAGGAATAGCTAGGCTGGCTGTCTTTATGATTCCTTTATTAATATTACTACAGAATTCCTCAATATCTTCACAGATCCATTACTTACTCACATATTGCTCACTTCTCtttccaaagatttttccagtttgcttttttaagattCCAAGTGGGGATATCCTTTTCCTTGAGATGTAATTAATGTCAGGACCTGGTCACTAGCCATTCCCACCCctctgtcaatttcacagctgcattcACTCCCTATGGTCCCAGATCCAGACATGAGAAGCTTCCATCAGCTGTATTGAACCTGGTAGGCGCTCCATCACTTATTGCTAAATTATTCTCTTCAAAGATttgctctgaacattttccatgtttttcttacTTCCCCGCAATCGGTTGTGACTATTCAGATCACCACAGACAATGAGTGGGCATGTGACACTTGCAATGAATTCTTTCAGGTCCATAGCCTCTAGTTTCCTGCATGGGTAATAAACATGATAAAGTCTTAGAGATGTAGAATTGTTTTGTATTGGTATCTCAATAGCATTATCCTTGATATTTAGCTTTCTAATCTCTACTTCAAGGTACTTCAGGTTCTCCTTAGTAAAAGGGTATCCGTccccaccttttccatttctctatgATGTCCATATAGACCATATCCTGGGATTTTATAGTCTCATTTTTCTATTAGCCAAGTCTTGTGTGCATATTAGatcaggctttgttttcatatcaaAAATATTGGTCTTTAATTCCTACCCATGTGCTATTAAGCTGTGGGCATTCAAGCTGAAAATCTGTTTCTGACCGTCCATAGTAGTTTCACTGAGGAAagtctgaagttgttccactgacaGGTTGCTAGGCTGCAGCTTTAATtataattctcattttctgttttctttcctgtttgagaaCTACAATTGATTACATCAACCATTACTGCAATGAATCTCTTTTCATCCCAACGTTACTCATTCCCTCCCATTAATTTGTTGCAGGCTATTGCCTTTCCtcacatcaggttctcttttaggTATCTCCTAACAGCTTCTGCACAGGACATGTTATTAGCAACTTGGGTTTCTTGTAGTTCTCTAGCTTGCTCCCCTCAGTACAGCTTGCATATTCTGAGCTGTGTTTCCCCCACAGTtgcaacatttttgttctgtcccttcctcacagtcatcctgtgaatgGTCACCTCCACACTTACTGCACTTTATTTTCCCATTGGAATTATTTGCAACATGACCAAATCTCTGGCCGCTGTAGCATCTCACAGAAAGAGGACTATAGGACTTTGATACACTAAAGTTACTCTGATATTCTGGACTATCTGGTCACATCCCTCCCTTAAAATGTGACCAGCACAGCTGTCAACCACTTGCTATCACTGCCTCTTCTGCTAATTAGCCACTtagcactt is part of the Eretmochelys imbricata isolate rEreImb1 chromosome 14, rEreImb1.hap1, whole genome shotgun sequence genome and encodes:
- the LOC144274079 gene encoding LOW QUALITY PROTEIN: olfactory receptor 6P1-like (The sequence of the model RefSeq protein was modified relative to this genomic sequence to represent the inferred CDS: inserted 3 bases in 2 codons), encoding MYFFLGNLSCLEICYTTTILPWMLASLLTGDRTISVSGCITQLYFFCALAATECCLLAAMSYGRYLALCKPLHYSTLMNTGFFLQLVAGSWLXACLASTIFVLFLSQLTFCGPNDIDHFYCDVIPPIELSCSDTHWLVSCVFTLPPFLLTLTSYVCIIASIXRIPSTTSRQKAFSTCSSHLIVVTIFYGTLMIVYMLLKLIL